Proteins co-encoded in one Amblyraja radiata isolate CabotCenter1 chromosome 24, sAmbRad1.1.pri, whole genome shotgun sequence genomic window:
- the adipor1 gene encoding adiponectin receptor protein 1 produces the protein MQALRRHSAFARQKAGSAASMSAQRSPSEGCGASNNSGDQRSNVELTELLDEKPKPQAGGNSGDGMELKTDSGTQNEEEEEEDVRVLTLPLQAHHAMEKMEEFVYKVWEGRWRVIPYDVLPDWLKDNDYLLYGHRPPMPSFRACFKSIFRIHTETGNIWTHLVGFVFFLGLGILTLLRPNIYFMAPLQEKVVFGMFFLGAVLCLSFSWLFHTVYCHSEKVSRTFSKLDYSGIALLIMGSFVPWLYYSFYCSPQPRLIYLGIVCALGISAIIVAQWDRFATPKHRLTRAGVFLGLGLSGIVPTLHFTIAEGFVKATTVGQMGWFYLMAAMYITGAGLYAARIPERFFPGKCDIWFQSHQLFHVLVVVAAFVHFHGVSNLQEFRYGLEGGCTDDSLL, from the exons ATGCAAGCACTCAGGCGACACTCGG CCTTCGCCAGGCAGAAGGCTGGCAGTGCAGCATCCATGTCTGCCCAGAGATCACCCAGTGAAGGGTGCGGCGCGTCTAACAACAGCGGCGACCAGAGGAGCAATGTCGAACTAACTGAACTGCTGGACGAGAAACCCAAGCCGCAGGCTGGTGGGAACTCTGGGGAC GGAATGGAACTGAAGACGGACTCTGGCACACAAAatgaggaagaagaggaagaggatgTGCGAGTACTGACCCTCCCACTCCAGGCTCATCATGCAATGGAGAAGATGGAAGAGTTTGTGTACAAG GTTTGGGAGGGCCGTTGGCGAGTGATCCCCTACGATGTGCTCCCAGACTGGCTGAAGGACAATGACTATCTCCTTTATGGACACAGGCCACCCATGCCCTCTTTTCGAGCTTGCTTCAAGAGCATCTTCAGAATCCACACGGAGACCGGTAATATCTGGACACATCTGGTGG GTTTTGTCTTTTTCCTGGGCCTGGGAATCCTGACTCTTCTGAGGCCCAACATATACTTCATGGCCCCTCTGCAGGAGAAGGTGGTCTTTGGGATGTTCTTCCTGGGCGCGGTGCTCTGCCTCAGTTTCTCCTGGCTCTTCCACACGGTGTACTGCCACTCCGAGAAAGTCTCCAGGACCTTTTCCAA GTTGGACTATTCAGGAATTGCTTTGCTCATTATGGGCAGCTTTGTGCCCTGGTTGTATTACTCTTTCTACTGCTCCCCCCAGCCCCGACTCATCTACCTCGGGATTGTCTGCGCTCTAGGGATATCAGCCATTATCGTCGCTCAGTGGGACCGATTTGCGACACCTAAACACCGGCTAACCAGAGCAG GTGTATTTCTGGGTCTTGGCCTGAGTGGTATAGTACCCACTCTACATTTTACCATCGCTGAAGGTTTTGTAAAAGCAACGACTGTTGGACAGATGGGCTGGTTTTACTTGATGGCTGCAATGTACATCACGGGCGCTGGGTTGTATGCGGCTCGCATTCCAGAGCGTTTCTTCCCTGGAAAATGTGATATTTGG TTCCAGTCACACCAGTTGTTTCATGTCCTGGTGGTGGTTGCAGCCTTTGTTCACTTCCACGGCGTTTCCAACCTGCAGGAGTTTCGATACGGGCTTGAAGGAGGGTGCACTGATGATTCTCTGCTCTGA